The Equus przewalskii isolate Varuska chromosome 17, EquPr2, whole genome shotgun sequence region TCTGTATCCCCGATGCCTATCACAGTTCTAGACTCTCAAATGTGTAATCCCATAGTCATCGCTAAGTCTTCTCTTCCTGGACCCACAGAAAGTGTCAATAAACGGTAACTCTTTCCTCTCCTCATCTCTTAGACCTAAGTGATGACCAAGTCTTGTCATTTATTTGCTTGaatttttcctgcctctttttttcttggttcctAAATATACCACCTTCTGTCTTCTCACCTCCAATTCATACTGAAATCTATCTTCCTCTGCCTGCCAGACTAATCTTGGCAACTTTTctgtataaaatgggaataagtgTACCTATGTCGCAGGGCCTTTGTGAGGATTAGACTTAAAGTGTTTATCATACTGTCTTACACAAAATAAGTGTTCCGCGAATGGTGGCATCGTACATGCCGTACCTCCTCCTGAATTTGACTGTCCTTCATGTCACCTGTGTGTGCAAACTGTGGAGGCAGTAAAGGGAATAGTCAAAAATATGGGACCAAGAGTCTTGTGAACCTTGCTGAGTCCCCAGACTCCTGCGTAACTAGTTGTGAGATCTCAGGCAGATCTTCTTTGagcctttatatttttctctttaaaatggaaCCAGTTATGCTGACCATTAGGGTTACTGGGAGTGTAAAATGAGATAACACGTGTAGAGAGAGTGCTTCCTTGACACTCTTTTGCTCTGCAAATGCTCCGTGTTTTTGTTCTTCCCACACTGTGTTCTTAAACCCTGTCCTGTCTCACAAACAGGTTTAAGAGGGTTGGAGCCAGTAGATGagtgtttcctgtcttctctttgcAGGTTAAGCCCATCCACAGTAATGGCCGCAGCCTTACCCAGGACCCTGGGGGAGTTGCAGCTGTACAGAATATTACAAAAAGCCAATCTGCTTTCTTATTTTGATGCCTTTATCCAGCAAGGCGGCGATGATGTCCAGCAGCTCTGTGAAGCTGGAGAAGAGGAGTTCTTGGAAATCATGGCACTCGTAGGCATGGCTAGCAAGCCCCTTCATGTTAGAAGGCTCCAGAAGGCTTTGAGAGACTGGGTCACAAACCCTGGCCTTTTCAATCAGCCGCTGACTTCCCTGCCTGTTAGTAGCATTCCCATCTATAAGTTACCTGAGGGATCCCCGACGTGGCTGGGAATAACCTGCAGCAGTTATGAAAGGAATAGCAATGCCCGGGACCCGCACTTAAAACTCCCCAAATGCGCCGCCGCCCCCTGCGTGCAGAGCTTGGCCCAGGGCAAGTCAGACGCGGGGAGCCTGGCGCTGCAGGCCGTGGGCGAGTCCAGACTCTGGCAGAGCCACCACGCCACCGAGAGCGAGCACAGCCTCTCGCCGGCCGACCTGGGCTCCCCCGCGTCCCCGAAGGAAAGCAGCGAGGCGCTGGACGCGGCCGCCGCGCTCTCGGTGGCCGAGTGCGTGGAGCGCATGGCCCCCACGCTCCCCAAGAGTGACTTGAGCGAAGTGAAGGAGCTGCTGAAAACCAACAAGAAGTTGGCCAAAATGATCGGTCACATCTTTGAGATGAGCGATGATGATCCGCACAAAGAGGAGGAGATTCGAAAATACAGTGCCATCTACGGCAGGTTTGACTCGAAGAGGAAGGACGGGAAACACCTCACCCTTCATGAGGTAGGAAGCCCACCTTGGTCTTCGCAGGCGCCGGGCGCCTTGTGTGCCTGAGAGATGTTTGGTAATCGTCTGAGGCAAAGGGGAGGTACACTCCCGCCCAGCAGTGTTGGAGACATTTAGGggtcgctcatcaggccaccctgtggcggtgtcccacatacaaagtagaggaagactgacacagatgtcggcttagggaccatcttcctcaagcaaaaagaggaagattggcagcagatgttggctcaggaccactcgtcctcaccaaaaaaaaaaaaaaaaagaagaaagaaagaaacccaacaTTTAGGTGTTAGCAAAATATAGCTCTTGTGAATAGACCAGATTTATTGTGTTAGGGTATTTTTATGTTGAACTCAAACACATTGAGTTTTGGAACTACAGTGTAGAGTGACTTTGAGAAAAATGTCAGAATTTAAACAGTGAAAGTGTAAAGTCATCCTATTTATAAggcagtttgttttttaattaagaaataaaaggattttaaatgtaactattcatttaaaaaacattttagtagacttttttaaaaaaaaaaccgcTTTGGAGAAATAACCAGAACTTTAATTTTCAGTTagcatagaaaacaaaattatattagataaatgttgaaagaattattatagctttggtttcatttatttggaattatttataCTGTTTTGGTTTGACCTTAGGCTTTAAAAAGTCTCATTGTTTTATCTTCATAGCACTCTATCCAGAGATATTCTGCTTAAGTATAAGAATGCATATGTATCTCTTGCATTTACTCCCTTTCTGTTTGCGTCCATCTGGCCAACTCGTCATCTTTAAGGTTTAGCTCAAGCATAAGCTTAAATCTTTTTTGATATGTTTTCCCCCAAGTAGAGtgacatttcctttcctttctgtttttatccGTACGTACACTAGTGTCAAGGTGACTTCAACACTTTATTGTACTTATGTGTATACCGGTCTGTCCCTCCCAGTATGCTTTGGATTTCTTCAAGGCAGAGATAATGTTGCATTCATTTTCATATCCTCAGAGTCTAATGTGCACAGTAAATGCttggaaaataaatgcattttcaaaagCTAAAAAGACTATTTCATAGCTAAATTTTTTGTAGCCATTATCCtttagaagaaaggaataaatccTCTGAAAAATTGTTCATTTGAATGCAGTATTTCATATTTCACGTTGGAAACATTATATCATCCCCCCAGACTTGTACTTTAACACGAAAAAGAATGTGTACTTATTTGCAAAAGTATGCAGTCGTTACAAAAGAATGTAAAGTAATGGAATCTGTAAACTTTcagacacttttctttttttcttttctttcctttttgtgaggaagattggccctgagttaacatctgttgtcaatcttcctctttttgcttgaggaagattgtctctgagctaacatctacgccaGTCTTAcaccactttatatatgggacactgccacagaatggcctgaagaatgatgtgtaggtctgcgcccgcgatcccaacctgtgaatcctgggctgctgaagccgagagCACAAACccaaccattacaccactggaccggcccccaGATGCTTTTCTTTACATATACAAATATGGGATCTATTTTGTACACTGTGctccaaattccttttttttaaaaacctaatgtAACAATATACTATTAGATATCTTTTCAAGTCAGTACACATAGAGCTGCCTTGTTCATTTATGGGTTGCAttgtattccatggtatgaatgTGCTTTTTATCTTAACCACTCACTTTTTGAtgtcacttaggttgtttccgtttTTTTGATATTGTACATGGTGGTGTGTGAACATTATACACCCACACCTTTACAGACTTGGGCATGTTTTTCTACAGAATTGTTTCCAACATGTAAAATAACGGCATCAAAAAATATGTAGATTTACTATTTTATAGGTACTGCTTTATTGCCTTATAAAAAAGCTGCAACAGTTGACACTTCCGCTATCATTATATGCACGTGTCCATTTCTCCAAACTCTTGCTAATATTGCATTTGTCATTACTTTTAGTCTTTGCCAGTCTAATCAATGAAAAATTTTCATTGCCCAAATTTACTTTCCTTAGTGAagatgagtatcttttcatatgtttaatagGCATCCAATTTTATGTTCATATACTTGGTTTTCATGTTGAGGttgtcttacttttaaaaaattaactggtaagaacttttttatttttaaggacattAACCTTTTGTCTTATGTTGTAAACATTTTCCCAGACTGTCATTTGTCGTTTGACCTTTGAGACTGTTTTGCCCTGAGGATGTCTAATGTGGAAGTAGTAATATGCATTGATCTTACCCTGTGTGATTTCATTAGTGTGATTCTCTGTTGCTTCACAATATAGAGTTATTTTAGTTACCACAGCTAAATAATCTGTTGTGGTATCTGGAAAGGCACGTGCCCTTTCAATAGTCTTGTTTTGCAGCTTCTGTTTTTTTAGGTAATCTTATGCATTTCTCCtgccaaataaaatttttaatgcatttgtcAAATTTCCCCAAAATTTTTGTTGGCATTTTGATTAGAAATGCCTTAAAGGtgtagattaatttggagaaaattgacATATTTACAATAATGAGACCTCCCATACAGTAATATAGCCTATGTATTTGCTTCTTTAGATCTTTTCTGTCCCTCGGTAATTCTGTAGTTCTTTATTCACATGGgttttgcacatttcttgttaAGTCAGATACCATGTATAatatagtcatgcattgcttaatgactgGGAATCATTCTAAAAAAGGCATCATTAGGTGATTCTGTTGTGCAAACTCATAGAGTGTACTCAtgcaaacctagacggtatagtCTACTGCACACCTGGGccatatggtgctaatcttacgGGAGCACCATTGTATTTGTGGTCCACTGTTGACCAAGACGGTGTTATGCAGTGCACGACTGTATTTTATGTGCctatgttgtatatatatttataaaatttaatttatttactaaatttgtttatataGGAGATAGAAATATAtgacataaaatatatgacaattgtaaatgaaatttttttcccactttttaaaattatcactgactgacttttgtatattaatcttgtttTCAGCAATTTCACTGTCTGACCTTTTGGAATAAATGATTTTAGATATAAGTGGGTACTGGAGCTTAAGATCAGAGAATTGGTCAGCAAAGTTGCTTAACTGCAGTGGGTCTGTGATTTTATCTATTTGGGGCATATCTCTGCAGTCGTTACGTATTATTGCTGTACAGTAGCTGGCTCACTAGCACTTGTGGGTAGGTCTGGAAAATGCACTTAGCTTTATAATTCAGATACACTTTGAGACTTTCATTGCCTGTGAACCAACAGAGGAATCTACTAAAAGGCTACTATGGTTGTCTTTAGTGGAAAACAGAGGGCATAACATGTTGGCAGTTTTAGTTTCCTGCTTTAACCCGgtgtacatataatttttaaaacatagtagATGAAACACAAAGTTGAGTCAGAAGACCTGTATTTTTATCAAAGCAAAAGTATGTTAAAGAGATGGCTTGAATAAACCCAATcaagttgactttttaaaaaaaatcctaccctgctttaaaaaaaatctaaaatgaattattttacacTTGGCTTTTGCTAAGGGGCTCtttgcttctttggaaaaataggtACAGATGGTATTTAAGAAATGAGACCGCTGTGGATTTCCCAAAATAAGGGAACACCCAAAATGAATGCTGGCAGGTTGCGATGTGGGGGCGGGGGCTTTGGGAAATGTGGCCTGTGTTTTTGAAACTTAGACCACTTGTTACTTGTAACTCAGGAATGTGAATCTGGTCTGATATAAGCTTTCTTCAGACTAGTATAATTTGTCCTCAATTTCCAAATAAGGAACTCTATGACTTATTCTTAATTCACCTTTGGTAgtatttctgagaattttcttcatataaaccGTATGGACTCTGTTCTTTTTAACCTTTCAAGACATACAGCTGTATGGCGGTCACACATGGATGAAAATCAGGAAGTATTTAcacctgaaaaaaatttttcagctCTCACGAGTACATAAAAATCTCCTTCTGGTATGCATTTTTATACTTGTTTTCACATGTACTGTACATCATACAGTAAAGAATTAGGGAGTGAATCATTGTTTTAAACACTTCTTTTTAAGCTCAAGAATCAGTGATGGTCTTAGGACCTACCTAGGTGTGGCCTGGTTTATAGCCAGTGGAGGAAGTAAGTAAACCAGTCAGAGAGAATattgtattttatgcttttaacaAAATTGGAAACTTAGAATTTTTGAAAAGCTACCATGGTGCTGCAGTGAGCGACTACTGTTTTGGAGtatttgtatcattttcttttttaagtatatCGTAATAGTTATTTAATTATTAGCAACTGAGAACGTGAAATCTAGAAGACATTGACAGAAAATACACTTTGAGGGGGAAGCTTGATGAGTTGGCTTATTACAACCTGGGGCGAGCTGTAGTTTTTTCTCCAGCCTCAGTGTTTCTGCCAGAAGGCTCCCTATGGGCCTGGAGAGTTCAATCTACTCTTTCGGTCTGTTGGAGCCTGAATTCAATAACAAAGAATgtgttatgtttgtttttcttggtttctggTAGGATGATGGAAAGAATACGAGAACATTGTTTTCAGTTTACGttgaaaagttattttctgtGGTTGTGCATAAACTGGTACCTCTGAAATGTTGTCAGTTAAAATATCTCACTGACAATCAGAAATTCTCCATACTAGTTTAGATTTATgagtacaaaaaagaaacagctacATGAAAAGCAACTTGAGAAGGGTCTTCAAGGTCACAGTAGCTACTGTTAAGCTGAAACTGAAGTTACTTTATTTAGGAAGTCAttctttaaagtatattttacttttggCTCCGGTAACATTGTGCCTTTCAAAAGCACTTAGGGAAGAAATTGATCTATTGATCATTCTTTAGCAGGAGgggagaaagttaaaaataaattcctcctAGTATGCTTTCATATTCAGCTGTGGGTTTACATAGGAAGCCTGGGCTTATAACCTTGTTGTCAGTAGCCAAATTATTTGTCTGAGAACAGGCCAATGTAAATTGCAGTCAGAAATCTGGAGAGAAGGAAGTTAGATATCTAATCTATATCACACCATATACTGTAAACCATAACACATTCTAGATGGATTAAATActtaagtggaaaaagaaaactcttagaCTAAATCATAGAAGAACATTTATGTATTATTAGAGTGAGAAGGGAGTTTCTATGTATGGCACCCAAGACAAAAACTGTAAGACTAatgacaaactttaaaaaaaaaaccaaaccactaCATATGGTGAAGAGTTAATGCTCTTAATACAGAAAGAATTCCTAAAGTCTCTAAGAAACAAAGTAGTGCGATAGAAGAAACAAGCAACTGCCACGAGcaagcagattttaaaataagtcaaaaacataagaaaaaggtTGTTTTATAGTCAAAGAACTGCAAATTATAGCCAGATATCATTGAAAACATGTCAAATtagtaaagatattttaaaagataattagtgTTGGTCAAGATTCTGGGAAAAGGACTCTCTATGTAATTGTTGGTAGTGTTACGATTTGGAGCAACTTTTCTGGAGAGTAATTTGATGAAATATataaatctcttaaaatttattctgtgaactAACAAGTCTATTTGTAGGAATTTATTCCAAGGAAATAATTGAATATGCATGCAAAGGTGCACATTTAAGAATGTTCTTTGCAGCTTTCTTTGTAGTACATGAAAAACTGGGGGTAGTTTAATCTCCAGAGTGAGGTTGATGTAAATAATGTATTGTCCTTTcctgcaatggaatattacatgTCTAAATAGTAACAGTGGTGTTGTAAAGAATGTTTAAATTCACTTGTTAGTCAGCACATATTTATGGGGCATCCAACCCATGCCAGATCCTGATGTAAACAGGCTAAGTCTCTACCTTAATACatgataaaagtaaaaagtaCAGTGTACTATGTGGAAAAGACATTACAAATCTGTATTCACATATaagtttatatgtatatgtacacagcAAAGTATTAGAATAACATACATGGAAATGTTAATTGTCATTCTGGATGGAAGGATTGCATgctgcatttattttcttcctttgcttctctgtattttcaaaaattctaaataagaaaaattattgtgggaggctggccctgttACCTAGTGATAAGTTCAgcacagtctgctttggcagcctgggttcagttcccaggtgtggacctacactacttgttggcggccatgctgaggcagtgacccacatacaaaatagaggaagattggcaacagatgttagcgcagggccaatctttctcagccaaaaaaaaaaaagtgaatatgtTTGTGTATTTACTTTGCCTCACTCCAAAAGAATAAGGAAAGTTGCAGACAATAaattggtttaaaagaaaaataattatgagtAAAGTGAGATGCCTGGGTTGAGAGAAAGAGTGAATGCCTGTATCCTTATGAGAGGAGAACAGGAGTTCACACTAACAACAGCTTGTGCCAGGTTTGCTCCTCATTCACATCTTGTTAGAGTCCATCAAGGTAGTGATGTTACCCCATTGTGCctctgagaaaactgaggctccgagagatTTTTACAcgtccagagtcacacagctggtaagcgtGAAGCAAGACGCATCTTGGGTCTGTCTGCAGTCAGATCCCATTATCTGGCCCCCCTCAGTCATGCCTTGAATGAGtatgtttcttgcttttttagGAAGTTTGTTTCATAGACTTCTTGGCAGTTTCCTGCATCTATTTAAATTGACGAAATTATGTGAAAAAACATCTTCTAGTTTATGAAACAATTATAGGTTTTGAGTTTAGGataactttctattttaaattttaatacaagGTGTCTGGTCAGCTGGCAACATGATATTGGCCATATTTACCACTTAGATCAAAGAGTAGAATTAAGTGAATCTTAGCGTTATAGTCACTCCAAGACCTTGATTTTCCATTATAACTCTAATTTGTGTAACTCTATTTTTTACTAAGtggtttgataaatatttaactaaaataatttttattcctttctaagACTTTTCATGTCCAttcacattgaaaaaaaaaaaaaacctgtcagacTATGTACACTCACTTTTAGGCACGGGAATATTATCACCATGTCATATAATCAGGTCCCTTAgtttttcattagaaaaatgagatgtagaacattttttactttttatttttattttgcttattttccataAACTCTCATAcctaagcaaaaataaataaaacatataaataaataaaacccagatGACTATTTTGATTAGTTTGAGTTCTGAGAGGTGGCAGATGACTTGGTGTTCTTCTGAAATTCAGCATTAGAACTAATTAGGAATAAAGACCATcctgatttttataaattatgatTTCATTATATAATTATGTGACGTTTTCGTATTCTTAAGTGACATTTTACATGTTAATGGAATAGAAATGTTTAGAATTTTCTAAGCTTTGTTTTGCCTGTGCAGCTCACAGTTAATGAAGCGGCTGCCCAGCTCTGTGTGAAGGATAACGCCCTGCTGACGAGAAGAGACGAACTGTTTGCCCTGGCCAGGCAGATTTCTCGAGAAGTCACCTATAAATATACTTACAGAGCCACCAAGTAAGTGTTGAACTAATTGGCAGTGTTCTTTGGGTTGCCAGATAGAAGCAGAGCTTGAAACACCATCCGCTGATAGAATATAAGCATTTCTGAGAAAGTAGGAGTGTGCTTGTAGTTCTATAAAATTAAACAGTGAAATGACTTTTCAAAACATGATTGCCAAagtggttttgttgttttgtttaattctctTTGGTCTGTCTGTCTCTTGAAAGACAGCTCCCCGCACTGT contains the following coding sequences:
- the NAB1 gene encoding NGFI-A-binding protein 1 isoform X6, with the translated sequence MLSPSTVMAAALPRTLGELQLYRILQKANLLSYFDAFIQQGGDDVQQLCEAGEEEFLEIMALVGMASKPLHVRRLQKALRDWVTNPGLFNQPLTSLPVSSIPIYKLPEGSPTWLGITCSSYERNSNARDPHLKLPKCAAAPCVQSLAQGKSDAGSLALQAVGESRLWQSHHATESEHSLSPADLGSPASPKESSEALDAAAALSVAECVERMAPTLPKSDLSEVKELLKTNKKLAKMIGHIFEMSDDDPHKEEEIRKYSAIYGRFDSKRKDGKHLTLHELTVNEAAAQLCVKDNALLTRRDELFALARQISREVTYKYTYRATKSKCGERDELSPKRIKVEDGFPDFQDSVQTLFQQAKAKSEELAALSSQPEKVMAKQMEFLCTQAGCERLQHVERRLSAGLYRQSSEEHSPNGLTSANAEGQGERPLNLRMPNLQNRQPHPFVVDGELGRLYSGEVKSHSSESLGILKDYPHSAFTLEKKVIKTEPEDSR
- the NAB1 gene encoding NGFI-A-binding protein 1 isoform X1; this encodes MLIYQKKRFGLMRLKLFRLSPSTVMAAALPRTLGELQLYRILQKANLLSYFDAFIQQGGDDVQQLCEAGEEEFLEIMALVGMASKPLHVRRLQKALRDWVTNPGLFNQPLTSLPVSSIPIYKLPEGSPTWLGITCSSYERNSNARDPHLKLPKCAAAPCVQSLAQGKSDAGSLALQAVGESRLWQSHHATESEHSLSPADLGSPASPKESSEALDAAAALSVAECVERMAPTLPKSDLSEVKELLKTNKKLAKMIGHIFEMSDDDPHKEEEIRKYSAIYGRFDSKRKDGKHLTLHELTVNEAAAQLCVKDNALLTRRDELFALARQISREVTYKYTYRATKSKCGERDELSPKRIKVEDGFPDFQDSVQTLFQQAKAKSEELAALSSQQPEKVMAKQMEFLCTQAGCERLQHVERRLSAGLYRQSSEEHSPNGLTSANAEGQGERPLNLRMPNLQNRQPHPFVVDGELGRLYSGEVKSHSSESLGILKDYPHSAFTLEKKVIKTEPEDSR
- the NAB1 gene encoding NGFI-A-binding protein 1 isoform X2, translated to MLIYQKKRFGLMRLKLFRLSPSTVMAAALPRTLGELQLYRILQKANLLSYFDAFIQQGGDDVQQLCEAGEEEFLEIMALVGMASKPLHVRRLQKALRDWVTNPGLFNQPLTSLPVSSIPIYKLPEGSPTWLGITCSSYERNSNARDPHLKLPKCAAAPCVQSLAQGKSDAGSLALQAVGESRLWQSHHATESEHSLSPADLGSPASPKESSEALDAAAALSVAECVERMAPTLPKSDLSEVKELLKTNKKLAKMIGHIFEMSDDDPHKEEEIRKYSAIYGRFDSKRKDGKHLTLHELTVNEAAAQLCVKDNALLTRRDELFALARQISREVTYKYTYRATKSKCGERDELSPKRIKVEDGFPDFQDSVQTLFQQAKAKSEELAALSSQPEKVMAKQMEFLCTQAGCERLQHVERRLSAGLYRQSSEEHSPNGLTSANAEGQGERPLNLRMPNLQNRQPHPFVVDGELGRLYSGEVKSHSSESLGILKDYPHSAFTLEKKVIKTEPEDSR
- the NAB1 gene encoding NGFI-A-binding protein 1 isoform X4 encodes the protein MLSPSTVMAAALPRTLGELQLYRILQKANLLSYFDAFIQQGGDDVQQLCEAGEEEFLEIMALVGMASKPLHVRRLQKALRDWVTNPGLFNQPLTSLPVSSIPIYKLPEGSPTWLGITCSSYERNSNARDPHLKLPKCAAAPCVQSLAQGKSDAGSLALQAVGESRLWQSHHATESEHSLSPADLGSPASPKESSEALDAAAALSVAECVERMAPTLPKSDLSEVKELLKTNKKLAKMIGHIFEMSDDDPHKEEEIRKYSAIYGRFDSKRKDGKHLTLHELTVNEAAAQLCVKDNALLTRRDELFALARQISREVTYKYTYRATKSKCGERDELSPKRIKVEDGFPDFQDSVQTLFQQAKAKSEELAALSSQQPEKVMAKQMEFLCTQAGCERLQHVERRLSAGLYRQSSEEHSPNGLTSANAEGQGERPLNLRMPNLQNRQPHPFVVDGELGRLYSGEVKSHSSESLGILKDYPHSAFTLEKKVIKTEPEDSR
- the NAB1 gene encoding NGFI-A-binding protein 1 isoform X5 translates to MAAALPRTLGELQLYRILQKANLLSYFDAFIQQGGDDVQQLCEAGEEEFLEIMALVGMASKPLHVRRLQKALRDWVTNPGLFNQPLTSLPVSSIPIYKLPEGSPTWLGITCSSYERNSNARDPHLKLPKCAAAPCVQSLAQGKSDAGSLALQAVGESRLWQSHHATESEHSLSPADLGSPASPKESSEALDAAAALSVAECVERMAPTLPKSDLSEVKELLKTNKKLAKMIGHIFEMSDDDPHKEEEIRKYSAIYGRFDSKRKDGKHLTLHELTVNEAAAQLCVKDNALLTRRDELFALARQISREVTYKYTYRATKSKCGERDELSPKRIKVEDGFPDFQDSVQTLFQQAKAKSEELAALSSQPEKVMAKQMEFLCTQAGCERLQHVERRLSAGLYRQSSEEHSPNGLTSANAEGQGERPLNLRMPNLQNRQPHPFVVDGELGRLYSGEVKSHSSESLGILKDYPHSAFTLEKKVIKTEPEDSR
- the NAB1 gene encoding NGFI-A-binding protein 1 isoform X7, whose translation is MAAALPRTLGELQLYRILQKANLLSYFDAFIQQGGDDVQQLCEAGEEEFLEIMALVGMASKPLHVRRLQKALRDWVTNPGLFNQPLTSLPVSSIPIYKLPEGSPTWLGITCSSYERNSNARDPHLKLPKCAAAPCVQSLAQGKSDAGSLALQAVGESRLWQSHHATESEHSLSPADLGSPASPKESSEALDAAAALSVAECVERMAPTLPKSDLSEVKELLKTNKKLAKMIGHIFEMSDDDPHKEEEIRKYSAIYGRFDSKRKDGKHLTLHELTVNEAAAQLCVKDNALLTRRDELFALARQISREVTYKYTYRATKSKCGERDELSPKRIKVEDGFPDFQDSVQTLFQQAKAKSEELAALSSQQPEKVMAKQMEFLCTQAGCERLQHVERRLSAGLYRQSSEEHSPNGLTSANAEGQGERPLNLRMPNLQNRQPHPFVVDGELGRLYSGEVKSHSSESLGILKDYPHSAFTLEKKVIKTEPEDSR